A single Micromonospora luteifusca DNA region contains:
- a CDS encoding endonuclease domain-containing protein — protein sequence MNVVLRDLVKLGRGLVTFGAARQVVPQWTLQQACRNGELVRVLPEVFVAATLVGAPSGDAVLRRLDPALRQRAALAWADGCGALSHLSALSVWGLRPRAVGDLVHLSTPASASLRSRPGLVVHRRRGLVIEPPQVVVRQGLTVTRLEQALVESWPALPASERRAPVIRAVSDWLTTPERLSDALESAPKLIDRAAFRTLLGRLADGCRSPLEIWGHDKVFTGPGMPAFRRQVPMRPGRRTIYLDMFAERERVNIELDGAATHGDPRQWEIDRRRDALLATIGILVVRFAHRRLVCEVDAVRRETLAILAIRRN from the coding sequence GTGAATGTGGTGCTTCGGGACTTGGTGAAGCTCGGCCGAGGGCTGGTGACCTTCGGGGCGGCCCGGCAGGTGGTGCCGCAGTGGACGCTGCAGCAGGCGTGCCGTAACGGTGAGCTGGTGCGCGTACTGCCCGAGGTGTTCGTGGCGGCCACCCTGGTCGGTGCCCCATCCGGCGACGCTGTCCTGAGACGACTCGACCCTGCCCTGCGCCAGCGCGCGGCGCTCGCCTGGGCAGACGGCTGCGGTGCGCTCAGTCACCTCAGCGCGCTCAGCGTCTGGGGGCTACGCCCAAGGGCGGTGGGCGACCTGGTGCATCTCAGCACACCGGCGAGTGCCAGCCTGCGCAGCCGACCCGGGCTGGTCGTGCACCGACGCCGTGGGCTCGTCATCGAGCCGCCGCAGGTGGTGGTCCGGCAGGGCCTGACGGTCACCCGGCTTGAGCAGGCACTCGTGGAATCGTGGCCGGCGTTGCCGGCCTCGGAGCGGCGGGCACCGGTGATCCGGGCAGTCAGCGATTGGCTGACCACACCCGAGCGGCTGTCGGACGCCCTGGAAAGCGCCCCAAAGTTGATCGACCGGGCAGCGTTTCGAACGCTGCTGGGGAGGCTCGCTGACGGCTGCCGCAGCCCGTTGGAGATCTGGGGGCACGACAAGGTCTTCACCGGACCGGGCATGCCGGCGTTCCGCAGGCAGGTGCCGATGCGCCCCGGTCGACGCACCATCTACCTCGACATGTTTGCCGAGCGGGAGCGGGTCAACATCGAACTCGACGGGGCCGCCACCCACGGTGACCCACGTCAGTGGGAGATCGACAGGCGCCGGGACGCGCTGCTGGCGACCATCGGGATCCTGGTGGTCCGCTTCGCCCACCGTCGCCTGGTTTGCGAGGTCGACGCGGTACGCCGGGAGACCCTGGCCATCCTGGCGATCCGCAGGAACTGA
- a CDS encoding ABC transporter ATP-binding protein, with the protein MGRDRGHRTLSAEEKTQARQVSLRRIGRLFTPHRPALAAVTAIIVLSSIIAMATPFLLRTVIDRALPQADVTLLVWLVLGMVAVAAVTSALGVVQTWISTQVGQQVMHRLRTDVFSHLQRQSLGFFTRTRTGEVQSRITNDIGGMQSVVTSTATAVASNLTTVVATAVAMVALSWQLSLVSLVVLPPAIWLTRRVARMRREITSQRQRELADLNVTVEEGLSISGVQLAKTLGTGPALIDRFTASSARLVDLELRSELAGRWRMASMSIIFAAVPAVIYLAAGLPGTAGTLSIGTLVAFTALQGGLFRPLMGLLNVGVSLTSSLALFARIFEYLDLPVDVADPAEPVHLDPTRVRGHLRLEDVTFGYPGSDTAALAGITLDVPAGTSLALVGETGSGKSTLAGLVSRLHDPTGGRVTIDGVDLRDLRLADLAAIVGVVSQETYLLHTTIRENLRYARPGATDAEIEDASRAAQIHDLIARLPDGYDTMVGSRGHRFSGGEKQRLAIARTLLRDPRILVLDEATSALDTETERAVQRAFDVLAEGRTTITIAHRLSTVRDADQIAVLDHGRIVEAGTHDSLLNRNGRYATLAA; encoded by the coding sequence ATGGGCCGCGACCGCGGCCACCGCACCCTCAGCGCCGAAGAGAAGACGCAGGCCCGCCAGGTGTCGCTGCGCCGCATCGGCCGCCTGTTCACCCCCCACCGGCCTGCACTGGCCGCCGTCACCGCGATCATCGTGCTCTCCTCGATCATCGCGATGGCCACGCCCTTCCTGCTGCGTACCGTCATCGACCGGGCCCTGCCACAGGCCGACGTGACCCTGCTGGTCTGGTTGGTCCTCGGCATGGTCGCCGTGGCCGCGGTGACCTCCGCCCTCGGCGTCGTCCAGACCTGGATCTCCACCCAGGTCGGGCAACAGGTCATGCACCGACTGCGCACCGACGTCTTCAGCCACCTGCAGCGCCAGTCGCTGGGCTTCTTCACCCGCACCCGCACCGGCGAGGTGCAGTCCCGCATCACCAACGACATCGGCGGCATGCAGTCGGTGGTCACCTCCACCGCCACCGCCGTCGCGTCCAACCTCACCACCGTGGTCGCCACCGCGGTCGCCATGGTCGCGCTCTCCTGGCAGCTCTCCCTGGTCTCCCTCGTGGTGCTGCCACCGGCGATCTGGCTGACCCGTCGGGTCGCCCGGATGCGCCGCGAGATCACCTCCCAACGGCAGCGCGAACTCGCCGACCTCAACGTCACCGTCGAGGAAGGGCTCTCGATCAGCGGCGTGCAGCTGGCCAAGACCCTCGGCACCGGCCCCGCGCTGATCGACCGGTTCACCGCCTCCTCGGCCCGCCTGGTGGACCTGGAACTGCGCAGCGAACTGGCCGGCCGCTGGCGCATGGCCTCAATGAGCATCATCTTCGCCGCCGTACCGGCGGTCATCTACCTCGCCGCAGGCCTGCCCGGCACCGCCGGCACGCTGAGCATCGGCACGCTGGTCGCCTTCACCGCCCTGCAGGGTGGCCTGTTCCGGCCGCTGATGGGGCTGCTCAACGTGGGCGTCTCGCTCACCTCGTCGCTGGCCCTGTTCGCGCGGATCTTCGAATACCTGGACCTGCCGGTCGACGTGGCCGACCCCGCCGAGCCGGTCCACCTCGATCCCACCCGGGTCCGCGGTCACCTGCGACTGGAGGACGTCACCTTCGGCTACCCGGGCAGCGACACCGCAGCGCTCGCCGGGATCACCCTGGACGTGCCCGCCGGCACCAGCCTCGCCCTCGTCGGTGAGACCGGCTCCGGCAAGAGCACCCTCGCCGGGCTGGTCAGCCGGCTGCACGACCCGACCGGCGGCCGAGTCACCATCGACGGCGTCGACCTGCGTGACCTGCGCCTGGCCGACCTGGCCGCGATCGTCGGCGTGGTCAGCCAGGAGACGTACCTGCTGCACACGACCATCCGGGAGAACCTGCGCTACGCCCGACCGGGCGCCACCGACGCGGAGATCGAGGATGCCAGCCGCGCCGCCCAGATCCACGACCTGATCGCCAGGCTGCCCGACGGGTACGACACCATGGTCGGCTCACGCGGCCACCGGTTCTCCGGCGGCGAAAAGCAGCGGCTCGCGATCGCCCGTACGCTGCTGCGCGACCCGCGCATCCTGGTCCTCGACGAGGCCACCAGCGCGCTGGACACCGAAACCGAACGGGCCGTGCAACGGGCGTTCGACGTGCTCGCCGAGGGCCGAACCACGATCACCATCGCGCACCGGCTCTCCACCGTGCGCGACGCCGACCAGATCGCGGTGCTCGACCACGGCCGGATCGTCGAGGCCGGCACCCACGACAGCCTGCTGAACCGCAACGGCCGCTACGCCACGCTGGCCGCCTGA
- a CDS encoding carboxylate-amine ligase, with translation MAYRPTVADTVPDLAILTIGVEEEFLLLDPDSGRNLPVADQVLAALRGSARDQSRQEFRHSMVEMVTPVCADLSELRAQLVALRRAAADAATDAGARLVAVGATPVAEPHRTVPDRPRYHAMSRRYGPVAHDPAVCGCHVHVGLPDRELAVQVCNHLRVWLPVVQAITTNSPLHDGRDTGHASWRSMQLERWPSIGPTPYFDSVADYDRTVDELIAAGIMLDAAMVYWYARPSSAYPTVEVRVGDVCPDVDDAVLVAALVRSLVATLVNDVRAGVTAPPVRDCLVAAAHWRAAHDGLDGELIDLRAGGTRPAWALVDDLMAVIAPALLRHGDLGYVLAQLARLRRDGTGATRQRRVLERTGDLRAVIDDLVARTAAS, from the coding sequence ATGGCGTACCGTCCGACCGTCGCCGACACTGTGCCTGACCTGGCCATCCTCACGATCGGCGTGGAGGAGGAGTTCCTGCTGCTCGACCCGGACAGTGGGCGGAACCTGCCGGTGGCCGACCAGGTGCTCGCCGCGCTGCGTGGCTCCGCCCGGGACCAGAGCCGCCAGGAGTTCCGGCACAGCATGGTGGAGATGGTCACCCCGGTCTGCGCCGACCTCAGCGAGCTACGCGCGCAGCTGGTGGCGCTGCGCCGCGCCGCCGCCGACGCCGCCACGGACGCCGGGGCCCGGCTCGTGGCCGTCGGAGCGACCCCGGTGGCCGAGCCGCACCGGACCGTGCCCGACAGGCCTCGCTACCACGCCATGTCCCGCCGGTACGGGCCGGTGGCCCACGACCCGGCGGTGTGCGGGTGTCACGTGCACGTCGGACTGCCCGACCGGGAGCTGGCCGTGCAGGTCTGCAACCACCTACGGGTGTGGCTGCCGGTGGTGCAGGCGATCACCACCAACTCGCCGCTGCACGACGGGCGGGACACCGGTCACGCCAGCTGGCGGTCGATGCAGTTGGAACGCTGGCCCAGCATCGGCCCGACACCGTACTTCGACTCCGTCGCCGACTACGACCGGACCGTCGACGAGCTGATCGCCGCCGGCATCATGCTCGACGCGGCGATGGTCTACTGGTACGCCCGACCGTCGTCGGCCTACCCGACGGTGGAGGTGCGGGTCGGCGACGTCTGCCCCGACGTGGACGACGCGGTGCTGGTCGCCGCGCTGGTCCGATCCCTCGTCGCCACCCTCGTCAACGACGTACGCGCCGGAGTGACCGCGCCGCCCGTGCGCGACTGCCTGGTCGCCGCGGCGCACTGGCGGGCCGCCCACGACGGCCTCGACGGCGAGTTGATCGATCTGCGGGCCGGCGGCACCCGGCCGGCCTGGGCACTCGTCGACGACCTGATGGCGGTGATCGCGCCCGCCCTGCTGCGCCACGGCGACCTGGGGTACGTGCTGGCGCAGTTGGCCCGGCTGCGCCGTGACGGTACCGGCGCGACCCGGCAGCGTCGGGTGCTGGAGCGCACCGGTGACCTGCGCGCGGTGATCGACGACCTGGTCGCCCGTACCGCAGCGAGCTGA
- a CDS encoding MarR family winged helix-turn-helix transcriptional regulator encodes MTEDTPHIGDDESLAETFWAVASRLRRQTQQSLAPWDITPSQSRALGVLGRHGEVRPGTLAEHLRIAARSATEVVDDLQTRGLVERRPDPDDRRATLVALTEQGNRVSTAIRTARRAEADRFFGHLNDADRAELSRILRTLRD; translated from the coding sequence GTGACCGAGGACACCCCCCACATCGGCGACGACGAGAGCCTGGCCGAGACGTTCTGGGCGGTGGCGTCCCGTTTGCGCCGGCAGACGCAGCAGTCGTTGGCACCCTGGGACATCACTCCCAGCCAGTCCCGGGCACTCGGAGTGCTGGGCCGGCACGGCGAGGTCCGCCCCGGCACACTCGCCGAGCACCTGCGCATCGCGGCCCGCTCGGCCACCGAGGTCGTCGACGACCTCCAGACCCGTGGGCTCGTCGAACGCCGGCCCGACCCGGACGACCGACGGGCGACCCTGGTCGCGCTCACCGAGCAGGGCAACCGCGTCAGCACCGCCATCCGGACCGCCCGCCGGGCCGAGGCCGACCGCTTCTTCGGCCACCTCAACGACGCCGACCGCGCCGAGCTGTCCCGCATCCTGCGCACCCTGCGCGACTGA
- a CDS encoding N-acetylglutaminylglutamine amidotransferase yields the protein MCGISGEARFDGRSPDAAAVTRMTEAMRSRGPDDEGLFADGWVTLGHRRLTIIDLSDAGGQPMVRDDLGLALVFNGCIYNYPELREELRNAGYAFHSTGDTEVILVAYAHWGERFVDHLVGMFAIGLVDRVRRRLILARDRLGIKPLYLAETPGRLRFASTLPALLRAGDVDTGIDPVALHHYLSWHSIVPAPRTVLRGVRKLPPATLRVIEADGRSREEVYWRPDYVREPADAGMDASDWRAAVGDALRTAVRRRLVADVPVGVLLSGGLDSSLIVALLAEAGQQHLRTFSIGFDSRDGESGDEFHYSDLVARAYDTDHHRIRLADDDLVPAVRRAVLAMTEPMGSHDVVAFHLLSEQVARHVKVAQSGQGADEVFAGYGYHQPLVGAPRHSAAETFAAAFFDRGHDELRGIVGPAYALEHDASRDLLAGHLAAPGAQTALDAVLRLDTHLMLPDDPVKRVDSMSMAWGLEVRTPFLDQDLVTLAAHCPPEYKVAQGGKGVLKEVAREVLPAEVIDRPKGYFPVPALRNVDGPVREMVAEALQAPAARERGLFRPEYVAHLLAEPDRAEAAAGSNKLWQLGLLELWLQTHDIR from the coding sequence ATGTGCGGGATCAGCGGAGAGGCGCGATTCGACGGCCGGTCACCCGACGCGGCGGCGGTCACCCGGATGACCGAGGCGATGCGCTCGCGCGGCCCGGACGACGAGGGTTTGTTCGCCGACGGCTGGGTGACCCTCGGGCACCGCCGGCTGACCATCATCGACCTGTCCGACGCGGGTGGCCAGCCGATGGTGCGCGACGATCTGGGCCTGGCGCTGGTCTTCAACGGCTGCATCTACAACTATCCAGAGCTGCGTGAGGAACTACGGAACGCCGGGTACGCCTTCCACTCCACCGGCGACACCGAGGTGATCCTGGTGGCGTACGCGCACTGGGGTGAACGTTTCGTCGACCACCTGGTCGGCATGTTCGCGATCGGGCTGGTCGACCGGGTGCGGCGGCGGCTGATCCTGGCCCGCGACCGGCTCGGCATCAAACCGCTCTACCTCGCCGAGACGCCCGGGCGGCTCCGGTTCGCCTCCACCCTGCCCGCGCTGTTGCGGGCCGGCGACGTCGACACCGGCATCGACCCGGTGGCGCTGCACCACTACCTGTCCTGGCACTCCATCGTGCCCGCGCCGCGCACCGTGCTGCGCGGCGTACGCAAGCTGCCGCCGGCCACCCTGCGGGTGATCGAGGCGGACGGTCGCAGCCGCGAGGAGGTGTACTGGCGACCCGACTACGTGCGGGAGCCCGCCGACGCGGGGATGGACGCCTCCGACTGGCGGGCCGCCGTCGGGGACGCGTTGCGCACGGCGGTACGCCGACGGCTGGTCGCCGACGTACCGGTCGGCGTGCTGCTCTCCGGTGGCCTGGACTCCAGCCTCATCGTGGCGCTGCTCGCCGAGGCCGGCCAGCAGCACCTGCGGACGTTCAGCATCGGCTTCGACAGCCGCGACGGCGAGTCCGGCGACGAGTTCCACTACTCCGACCTGGTGGCCCGCGCGTACGACACCGACCACCACCGGATCCGGTTGGCCGACGACGATCTCGTGCCCGCCGTACGGCGTGCCGTGCTGGCGATGACCGAGCCGATGGGCAGCCACGACGTGGTCGCCTTCCATCTGCTCTCCGAGCAGGTGGCGCGGCACGTGAAGGTCGCCCAGTCCGGGCAGGGCGCCGACGAGGTGTTCGCCGGCTACGGCTACCACCAGCCGCTGGTCGGGGCACCCCGGCACAGCGCCGCCGAGACGTTCGCCGCCGCGTTCTTCGACCGCGGCCACGACGAGCTGCGCGGCATCGTCGGCCCGGCGTACGCGCTGGAGCACGATGCCAGCCGGGACCTGCTCGCCGGGCACCTCGCCGCGCCCGGCGCACAGACCGCGCTCGACGCCGTGCTGCGCCTGGACACCCATCTGATGCTCCCGGACGACCCGGTCAAGCGGGTGGACAGCATGAGCATGGCGTGGGGCCTGGAGGTGCGTACTCCCTTCCTCGACCAGGACCTGGTCACCCTGGCCGCGCACTGCCCGCCGGAGTACAAGGTCGCCCAGGGCGGCAAGGGCGTCCTCAAGGAGGTCGCCCGGGAGGTGCTGCCCGCCGAGGTGATCGACCGTCCCAAGGGCTACTTCCCGGTGCCGGCCCTGCGCAACGTGGACGGCCCGGTGCGCGAGATGGTCGCCGAGGCGTTGCAGGCACCGGCCGCCCGCGAGCGTGGGCTGTTCCGCCCGGAGTACGTGGCACACCTGCTCGCCGAGCCGGACCGGGCCGAGGCGGCGGCCGGCAGCAACAAACTGTGGCAGCTCGGGCTCCTGGAGCTGTGGCTGCAGACGCACGACATCCGCTGA
- a CDS encoding flavin monoamine oxidase family protein — MRVSAGVTDGIRVVVIGAGFSGLAAALALARAGAQVRVLEARDRVGGRVLTRWLPDGTQLDLGAQWIGPTQDRMYALVAEHGLATFASATLGAPTLLWAGRRRAEPPAQAGRVLGLLDEYAARLDPAAPWQAPEAAQWDRTILGDWLRATAGDGDTTDYLGRLLAGGLLATGADEVSLLQLLFYLRSAGGTEPLLRMAGGAQQDRIVGGPSTLAERMADALPPGALTLAAPVRSIEQTIDGATAWTDTGRVDGDAVVVALAPALAGRIRYDPPLPALRDGLTQRMPMGSALKVHAVYPEPFWRADGLSGVSTSSSGPLTETVDNSTPTSPLGVLTGFSYSVDAAALREMSPEQRRRCLLDAFAGVVGSRARDPVDLVEYDWSADEWTRGCFCGALTPGTWRTYGPRLRAPVGRLHWAGTETATRWAGYLEGAVRAGERAAAEVLAG, encoded by the coding sequence TTGCGGGTAAGCGCCGGCGTGACCGACGGCATCCGGGTGGTCGTGATCGGCGCCGGCTTCTCCGGACTCGCCGCCGCACTGGCGCTCGCCCGGGCCGGTGCCCAGGTGCGGGTGCTGGAGGCCCGCGACCGGGTCGGTGGTCGGGTGCTGACCCGCTGGCTGCCCGACGGCACCCAACTCGACCTGGGGGCGCAGTGGATCGGCCCGACCCAGGACCGGATGTACGCGCTGGTCGCCGAACACGGGCTGGCTACCTTCGCGTCGGCGACGCTCGGCGCACCCACCCTGCTCTGGGCCGGCCGGCGCCGGGCCGAACCGCCCGCGCAGGCCGGCCGGGTGCTCGGCCTGCTCGATGAGTACGCCGCACGACTGGACCCGGCCGCACCCTGGCAGGCGCCGGAGGCCGCGCAGTGGGACCGGACGATCCTCGGCGACTGGCTCCGCGCGACGGCCGGGGACGGCGACACCACCGACTACCTGGGGCGACTGCTCGCCGGTGGCCTGCTGGCCACCGGCGCGGACGAGGTGTCCCTGTTGCAACTGCTGTTCTACCTGCGCAGCGCCGGCGGAACCGAGCCGTTGCTCAGGATGGCCGGGGGCGCGCAGCAGGACCGGATCGTGGGTGGGCCGTCGACGCTGGCCGAGCGGATGGCCGACGCCTTGCCGCCGGGGGCGCTGACGCTGGCCGCACCCGTGCGGTCGATCGAGCAGACCATCGACGGAGCGACAGCGTGGACCGACACCGGGCGCGTCGACGGCGACGCGGTGGTGGTCGCGCTGGCGCCGGCACTGGCCGGCCGGATCCGGTACGACCCACCGCTGCCCGCGCTACGCGACGGGCTGACCCAGCGGATGCCGATGGGTTCGGCGCTGAAGGTGCACGCGGTCTACCCGGAGCCGTTCTGGCGTGCCGACGGGCTGTCCGGGGTGTCCACCAGCAGCTCTGGTCCGCTCACCGAGACGGTCGACAACTCCACCCCGACCTCGCCGCTCGGGGTGCTGACCGGGTTCAGCTACTCAGTGGATGCCGCCGCGCTGCGCGAGATGTCACCCGAGCAGCGTCGGCGGTGCCTGCTGGACGCGTTCGCCGGCGTGGTCGGGTCGCGAGCCCGAGACCCGGTGGACCTGGTCGAGTACGACTGGTCGGCCGACGAGTGGACGCGGGGCTGTTTCTGCGGCGCGCTCACCCCGGGGACCTGGCGCACCTACGGTCCGCGGCTGCGGGCACCGGTCGGGCGGTTGCACTGGGCGGGCACCGAGACGGCGACCCGCTGGGCCGGCTACCTGGAGGGCGCGGTGCGGGCCGGTGAGCGGGCGGCGGCGGAGGTGCTGGCGGGTTGA
- a CDS encoding discoidin domain-containing protein, protein MTSHATSVRPRPRRAVRHLLVGLTVALVAALTPTGATTPAQAAPILLSQGRPATASSTENAGTPASAAVDGNTGTRWASAFSDPQWLQVDLGARATISQVNLLWEGAYGRAFQLQTSDDGATWTTIYSTTTGTGGTQNLTVTGAGRYVRMNGTARGTGYGYSLWEFQVYGETGGTTPTCGSTNVAQGSPATASSTQNAGLAASAAVDGNPGTRWASAASEPQWLRVDLGSTRTICRVVLTWEAAYARAFQLQTSADGATWSTIYSTTTATGGTQSLAVTGSGRYLRMYGTARGTAYGYSLWELAVNTTGGTSEPPVDGTDPRNPNLGPNTFVFDPSTPTATIQSRLNTLFTQQETNQFGPQRYAVLFKPGTYTADVNLGFFTQVAGLGLSPDDVNLNGHVRTEAFWMGGNATQNFWRAAENLSVTLPAGQTVERWAVSQAAPYRRMHLRGAQNQIQLWNGGDGWSSGGLLADTRIDGLVVSGSQQQWYSRNSEFGNGWTGSVWNMVFQGVVGAPAPSFPNPSHTVIGQTPQVREKPFLYVDGTGEYRVFVPALRTNSTGTSWYNKTPSGSSISLSQFFVVQAGTSAATINAALAQGKHLLFTPGVHHVTEPIQVNRADTVILGLGLATIQADNGSVGMRVADVDGVKVAGLMFEAGTTNSPVLMEVGPSGSSASHATNPTSLHDVFFRIGGPHVGKATNTLTVNSDNVIGDHMWLWRADHAASGVPTGWTLNTADTGLTVNGDNVTMYGLFVEHYQKYQTIWNGNGGRTYFYQNELPYDVPNQAAWMNGSTRGYAAYKVADSVTSHQAWGLGSYSYFNVNPAVVEERSFEVPTNPNVRFTNMVTVSLGGVGTINRVINNAGGTANAANQTVYLTTYP, encoded by the coding sequence ATGACATCTCATGCAACATCCGTACGCCCGCGTCCCCGACGGGCCGTCCGGCACCTGCTCGTCGGGCTCACCGTGGCCCTGGTCGCGGCGCTCACCCCGACCGGTGCCACCACACCCGCGCAGGCCGCGCCCATCCTGCTCTCCCAGGGCCGCCCCGCCACCGCCTCATCCACCGAGAACGCCGGCACCCCGGCCAGCGCCGCAGTGGACGGCAACACCGGCACCCGCTGGGCCAGCGCGTTCAGCGACCCGCAGTGGCTCCAGGTCGACCTGGGCGCCCGCGCCACCATCAGCCAGGTGAACCTGCTCTGGGAGGGCGCCTACGGTCGGGCCTTCCAGCTCCAGACCTCCGACGACGGCGCCACCTGGACCACCATCTACTCGACCACCACCGGCACCGGTGGCACCCAGAACCTCACCGTCACCGGCGCCGGCCGCTACGTACGGATGAACGGCACCGCCCGCGGCACCGGCTACGGCTACTCGCTCTGGGAGTTCCAGGTCTACGGCGAAACCGGTGGCACCACGCCGACCTGCGGCAGCACCAACGTCGCCCAGGGCAGCCCCGCGACCGCTTCGTCCACTCAGAACGCCGGCCTCGCGGCGTCCGCCGCGGTCGACGGCAACCCGGGCACCCGGTGGGCCAGCGCCGCCAGTGAGCCGCAGTGGCTGCGCGTCGACCTGGGCAGCACCCGGACGATCTGCCGGGTGGTGCTCACCTGGGAGGCCGCGTACGCCCGGGCCTTCCAGCTCCAGACCTCGGCCGACGGTGCCACCTGGAGCACCATCTACTCGACCACCACGGCCACCGGTGGGACGCAGTCCCTCGCCGTCACCGGCAGTGGCCGCTACCTGCGGATGTACGGCACCGCGCGGGGCACCGCCTACGGCTACTCGCTGTGGGAGCTGGCGGTGAACACGACAGGCGGCACCAGCGAGCCCCCGGTCGACGGGACCGACCCGCGCAACCCGAACCTCGGGCCGAACACGTTCGTCTTCGACCCGAGCACGCCCACCGCCACCATCCAGAGCCGACTGAACACCCTCTTCACCCAGCAGGAGACCAACCAGTTCGGCCCGCAGCGCTACGCGGTGCTCTTCAAGCCCGGCACCTACACCGCTGACGTCAACCTCGGCTTCTTCACCCAGGTCGCCGGCCTCGGCCTGAGCCCGGACGACGTCAACCTCAACGGCCACGTGCGCACCGAGGCGTTCTGGATGGGCGGCAACGCCACCCAGAACTTCTGGCGGGCCGCCGAGAACCTCTCGGTCACCCTGCCCGCCGGGCAGACGGTGGAGCGCTGGGCGGTGTCCCAGGCCGCACCGTACCGACGGATGCACCTGCGTGGCGCGCAGAACCAGATCCAGCTCTGGAACGGCGGCGACGGCTGGTCCAGCGGCGGCCTGCTCGCCGACACCCGCATCGACGGCCTGGTCGTCTCCGGCTCGCAGCAGCAGTGGTACTCCCGCAACAGCGAGTTCGGCAACGGCTGGACCGGCTCGGTCTGGAACATGGTGTTCCAGGGCGTCGTCGGCGCGCCGGCACCGAGCTTCCCCAACCCGTCGCACACCGTCATCGGCCAGACCCCCCAGGTACGGGAGAAGCCGTTCCTGTACGTCGACGGCACCGGTGAGTACCGGGTCTTCGTGCCGGCGCTGCGCACCAACTCGACCGGCACCAGCTGGTACAACAAGACCCCGTCCGGCTCGTCCATCTCGCTGTCGCAGTTCTTCGTCGTCCAGGCCGGCACCAGCGCCGCCACCATCAACGCGGCCCTCGCCCAGGGCAAGCACCTGCTCTTCACCCCGGGCGTGCACCACGTCACCGAGCCGATCCAGGTCAACCGGGCCGACACCGTGATCCTCGGCCTCGGCCTGGCCACCATCCAGGCCGACAACGGCAGCGTCGGGATGCGGGTGGCCGATGTGGACGGCGTCAAGGTCGCCGGCCTGATGTTCGAGGCCGGCACGACCAACTCGCCGGTGCTGATGGAGGTCGGGCCGTCCGGCTCGTCGGCGAGCCACGCCACGAACCCGACCTCGCTGCACGACGTGTTCTTCCGCATCGGCGGGCCACACGTCGGCAAGGCCACCAACACGCTGACCGTCAACAGCGACAACGTGATCGGCGACCACATGTGGTTGTGGCGGGCCGACCACGCGGCCTCCGGCGTACCCACCGGGTGGACGCTGAACACCGCCGACACCGGGCTCACGGTCAACGGCGACAACGTCACCATGTACGGCCTCTTCGTCGAGCACTACCAGAAGTACCAGACCATCTGGAACGGCAACGGCGGGCGGACGTACTTCTACCAGAACGAACTGCCCTACGACGTACCCAACCAGGCGGCCTGGATGAACGGGTCGACCCGGGGCTACGCCGCGTACAAGGTCGCGGATTCGGTGACCAGCCACCAGGCGTGGGGACTGGGCAGTTACAGCTACTTCAACGTCAATCCCGCCGTGGTAGAGGAGCGGTCCTTCGAGGTGCCCACCAACCCGAACGTGCGGTTCACCAACATGGTGACCGTCTCGCTCGGCGGCGTCGGCACCATCAACCGGGTGATCAACAACGCCGGTGGCACCGCGAACGCGGCCAACCAAACGGTGTACCTGACCACCTACCCCTGA